The nucleotide sequence CCCGTACTGGCAATGGTAATGGTCGTGGCAGCCGCCATTAGCTGTTGGCGAGTCTTTAACCGGCAATTGCCTTCACTCATGCGGCAGATCGCGATCGCCCCAGAAGCCCTGGCCCAGACAATTCACCAGGTAGAAGGAATCACCCACTGTTACGCCATTCAGTCCCGTGGAATTGTAGGTCGGCAGGTGTTTGTAGAAATGCGTCTGATCCTGCACCCAGAATGTATGGGCATCGCCCGCACGATCGCCGAACGGGTAGAACGGGTCATTCGGGAACGCTATGGTCCTGCTAGAGTTGTCATTTACATCGATAGCAATGAACAGAAAGGATAATGGGTATTTAAGAAAAACCGCGTTTAGAAACTGTTTGTAAACTAGTGTTAAAACCGTCCAGGCGTTTGCAACTCAAAGGTTTCGAGGTTCAGATTATTTGTTCTGGAAAACCTCGAATTCCTCGCTTATCAAGGCGTTTATATTTATTTACAAACAGTTTCTTAAGAGAAACCCCGTTGCTAACTACGGATCTCTCAGGTTTGGCTTCTCTCCTGCTGGTTGCCCAATTTCCCAAAATCATTGGTATCCAGTGGAACTTATCACCTCTAAAATAATTCAAAGCTTATAGAAGAATCTTGTACGTGCTAATTGTGTTCGGTATGCGCTCAACAATGATGAAAACTCTGAATCGTTCCCTGGGAAGCCGCTTCCCGATGAAATTGATGAAACCGTTTGTAACGCTCCAGCCCGCATTGTCGCGTTTGGGGGTGGTAGGGCTACTGGCTACTGCCAGCCTGCTTTCGGGGATCACCATACCCGTAACCCGTCACGCCGTCAATCCACTTTCAAGTGCTGCCTATGCTCAGGATGACCCTGCGGTTGCCAGCTACGCGAACGCGGCTTACCAGATTGAGCGCCTGCGTCAAAGGCGATTTAGCGAAGCCAAAAGGGAATTTCCGGGGGGCAATGTGCCTGCCAACGTTTGCCAGCAGGCAAGCATTCCTGCCACTGTGCGCAGTATTTGTGATCAATTCATGAATGAATCGGCTGAGATCATCAAAAGCAATGGCATGTCCGTATCTCAGTTCAACGAGATCACTCGCCGCAAGGGGAATGACCCTGCCCTGCAGCAGCAAATTGACACCGAACTACTACGAATTCAAAAGAAGGCTCCTTAGGAGATTTCCACACCAGAAGATA is from Leptothermofonsia sichuanensis E412 and encodes:
- a CDS encoding DUF4168 domain-containing protein gives rise to the protein MMKTLNRSLGSRFPMKLMKPFVTLQPALSRLGVVGLLATASLLSGITIPVTRHAVNPLSSAAYAQDDPAVASYANAAYQIERLRQRRFSEAKREFPGGNVPANVCQQASIPATVRSICDQFMNESAEIIKSNGMSVSQFNEITRRKGNDPALQQQIDTELLRIQKKAP